The following coding sequences are from one Triticum dicoccoides isolate Atlit2015 ecotype Zavitan chromosome 4A, WEW_v2.0, whole genome shotgun sequence window:
- the LOC119287929 gene encoding protein EXORDIUM-like 3, with amino-acid sequence MPHRGAVLVFLLALAAAPLAAVAWRPWPPRVASGALAGLGASKKFEGSSDFVKLEYHMGPVLAADITVHPIWYGAWPADQKRTIRAFLRSLSPQASGEKEGAVPSPSVADWWRTVRLYTDQTTANVSAVVALGQEKCDARMSRGASLSRMDIQSVVKDAVTARTRPLPVDAGGVYLVLTSPEVRVENFCGQVCGFHYFTFPSVVGYTLPYAWVGNSAGRCPEVCAYPFAIPAYVPGRRPEAPPNGDAGVDGMVSVIAHELAEMASNPLANAWYAGGDPSFPTEIADLCEGIYGTGGGGAYTGQLLTDGRSGASYNLNGVGGRRFLVQWVWDPYRSYCSGPNALDQH; translated from the coding sequence ATGCCGCACCGCGGCGCCGTCCTCGTGTTCCTCCTCGCCCTCGCGGCGGCGCCGCTCGCCGCCGTGGCGTGGCGCCCGTGGCCGCCGCGCGTTGCCAGCGGCGCGCTCGCCGGCCTCGGCGCGTCCAAGAAGTTCGAGGGCTCGTCCGACTTCGTCAAGCTCGAGTACCACATGGGCCCCGTCCTCGCCGCCGACATCACCGTGCACCCGATCTGGTACGGCGCCTGGCCCGCCGACCAGAAGCGCACCATCCGCGCCTTCCTGCGCTCCCTCTCGCCGCAGGCCTCGGGGGAGAAGGAGGGCGCCGTCCCGTCGCCGTCGGTGGCGGACTGGTGGCGCACCGTCCGGCTCTACACGGACCAGACCACGGCCAACGTGTCGGCCGTGGTGGCGCTCGGGCAGGAGAAGTGCGACGCGCGGATGTCGCGGGGGGCCTCGCTGTCCCGGATGGACATCCAGAGCGTGGTCAAGGACGCGGTGACCGCGCGCACCAGGCCGCTGCCCGTGGACGCCGGCGGGGTGTACCTGGTGCTGACGTCGCCGGAGGTCCGCGTGGAGAACTTCTGCGGGCAGGTGTGCGGCTTCCACTACTTCACCTTCCCGTCGGTGGTCGGGTACACGCTCCCCTACGCGTGGGTGGGCAACTCCGCGGGGCGGTGCCCGGAGGTGTGCGCCTACCCGTTCGCCATCCCGGCGTacgtgccggggcggcggcccgagGCGCCGCCCAACGGCGACGCGGGGGTGGACGGCATGGTGAGCGTCATCGCGCACGAGCTAGCGGAGATGGCGTCCAACCCGCTGGCCAACGCGTGGTACGCCGGCGGGGACCCCTCCTTCCCCACCGAGATCGCCGACCTCTGCGAGGGCATCTAcggcaccggcggcggcggcgcgtacaCCGGCCAGCTGCTCACCGACGGGCGGTCCGGCGCGTCGTACAACCTGAACGGCGTCGGCGGGCGCAGGTTCCTGGTGCAGTGGGTGTGGGACCCCTACCGCAGCTACTGCTCCGGCCCCAACGCGCTCGACCAGCATTAG
- the LOC119284091 gene encoding ABC transporter G family member 14-like: MAGALRIDDVASMPAAAVGIGGGRVSSYFAARTAADLPMELGLPTAFVLILYWMGGLDPRPTSFLLSLLVVLYSVLVAQSLGLAVGAVFMDVKQGTTLASVITMVFLIAGGYYVQHIPPFIGWLKWLNYSFYCYRLLLGIQFRDGGGLYNCGGGALCPVADFPAIKAVGLNNHWVDVCVMALLLVGYRVVAYLALDRLQPR, from the exons ATGGCCGGCGCGCTGCGGATCGATGATGTGGCATCTATGCcggcggcagccgtcggcataggtggtgGTCG tgtcTCCTCCTACTTCGCCGCGCGCACCGCCGCCGACCTCCCCATGGAGCTCGGCCTGCCCACTGCCTTCGTGCTCATCCTCTACTGGATGGGCGGCCTCGACCCGCGCCCGACTTCCTTCCTGCTCTCCCTCCTCGTCGTCCTCTACAGCGTGCTCGTCGCCCAGAGCCTCGGCCTCGCCGTGGGAGCCGTGTTCATGGACGTCAAGCAGGGCACCACGCTCGCCTCCGTCATCACCATGGTCTTCCTCATCGCCGGCGGCTACTACGTGCAGCACATCCCGCCATTCATCGGATGGCTCAAGTGGCTCAACTACAGCTTCTACTGCTACCGCCTCCTCCTCGGCATCCAGTTCCGCGATGGCGGCGGCCTCTACAACTGCGGCGGCGGCGCGCTCTGCCCCGTTGCCGACTTCCCCGCCATCAAGGCCGTCGGGCTCAACAACCACTGGGTGGACGTCTGCGTCATGGCGCTCCTCCTCGTCGGCTACCGGGTCGTCGCCTACCTTGCCTTGGACCGCCTGCAGCCGAGGTGA